A stretch of DNA from Micromonospora peucetia:
CAGATCCTCGCCGTGCGCAACAGCTACCACGGCCGGTCGTACGCGGCGATGGGCGTGACCGGCAACCGGAACTGGTCGGCCAGCGCGCTCAACCCGCTCCAGGTGGCCTGGCTGCACTCCGGCGAGCGGCTGCGCGGCCTGCTGGCCCGGCTGGGCGAGGCGGAGCGGGTCGAGGCGGCCGTGGAGGACCTGCGCGAGGTGCTCGCCACCCAGACCGCTGGCGACGTGGCCTGCCTGGTCGCCGAGCCGATCCAGGGGGTGGGCGGCTTCGTGCACCCGCCGGACGGGCTCTTCGCCGCCTGGAAGAAGGTCCTCGACGAGCACGGCATCCTGTTCGTCGCCGACGAGGTGCAGACCGGCTGGGGACGCACCGGCGAGCACTTCTGGGGTTACCAGGCGCACGGCGTCACCCCGGATCTGCTCACCTTCGCCAAGGGCATCGGCAACGGCTTCGCCCTGGCCGGTGTGGTCGGTCGCGCGGACGTGCTGGAGTCGGTGCCGGCGATCAGCTTCTCCACCTTCGGCGGCAACCCGGTCTCGACGGCCGCCGGCAACGCGGTGCTCGACTACCTGCTCGACCATGACCTCCAGGCCAACGCGGCCCGCACCGGCGCGATCCTCGCCGACGGGCTGCGCGCCGCCGTGGGCGGCCTCGACGCCGTAGCGGAGGTACGCGGCAAGGGCCTGATGCTCGGCGTCGAGTTCGTCCGCCCCGGCACCGTCGAGCCGGATCCGGCGCTGACCGCCCGGGTCTTCGAGGCGTGCCGGTCAGGCGGGCTGCTGACCGGCAAGGGCGGCCTGTACGGCAACGTGCTGCGGATGGGCCCGCCACTGACGTTGACCGAGGACGAGGCCCGCGAAGGGCTGGCCATCCTCGTCGAGGCCATCCGCTCCTGCGTGGCGGCCCAGGTGGCGGCGTGAGCGCGGGGGAGCAGGGCGTGGACGTGATCGGCCACTTCGTCGACGGCAAGCCGTTCAGCGGCTCGTCCGGGCGGCACGGGGACGTCTTCGACCCGGCGACCGGTCGGCGTACCGCCCGGGTGGAGCTGGCCTCGGCGGCGGACGTCGCGGTCGCGGTGGAGGCCGCCGGGCGCGCGGCCCGGCTCTGGCGGGACGCGTCGCTGGCCAGGCGGACGGCGGTGCTGTTCGCCTTCCGGGAGCTGGTGCACGCGCGGCGGGACCGGCTCGCCGCGGTGATCACCGCCGAGCACGGCAAGGTGCTCGCCGACGCCGCCGGTGAGGTGCAGCGTGGCCTGGAAGTCATCGAGTACGCCTGCGGCATCCCCTCGGCGCTGCGTGGCGGGTTCAGCGAGAACGTCTCGACCGAGGTCGACTCGTACAGCCTGCGGCAGCCGGTCGGCGTCGTCGCGGTGATCTCCCCGTTCAACTTCCCGGTGATGGTGCCGCTGTGGTTCCTTCCGATCGCGGTGGCCTGCGGCAACGCGGTGGTGCTCAAGCCGAGCGAGAAGGACCCGGGCGCGGCGCTGCTGCTGGCGCGGTGGTTCGCCGAGGCGGGCCTGCCCGACGGGGTGCTCAACGTGGTCAACGGCGACGCCGAGGCCGTCAACGCGCTGTTGGACCATCCGGGCGTGAAGGCGGTGTCGTTCGTCGGCTCCACCCCGGTCGCCCGCCACGTCCACCAGCGCGGCACCGCCGCCGGCAAACGGGTGCAGGCGTTGGGTGGGGCGAAGAACCACATGGTGGTGCTCCCCGACGCGGACCTGGACCTGGCCGCCGACGCGGCGGTCAACGCGGGGTTCGGCTCGGCGGGGGAGCGGTGCATGGCGATCTCGGCGCTGGTCGCGGTGGAGCCGGTCGCCGACGCCCTGGTCGCCCGGATCGCCGAGCGGCTGGGCCGGCTGCGCACCGGCGACGGCCGGCGCGGCTGCGACATGGGCCCACTGGTCACCGCCGGGCACGCCGCCCGGGTGCGGTCGTACGTCGAGGCGGGGGTGGCCGCCGGCGCGGTGCCGGTGGTGGACGGGCGCGACGTCGAGCCGGACGGCGACGCCGGCGGGTTCTGGCTGGGCCCGACGCTGTTCGACCACGTCACTCCGGACATGTCGATCTACACCGACGAGATATTCGGCCCGGTGCTCGGCGTCGTGCGGGTCGGCTCGTACGACGAGGCGGTGGAGTTGGTCAACGCCAACCCGTACGGCAACGGCACGGCGATCTTCACCAACGACGGCGGCGCGGCCCGGCGCTACCAGCACGAGGTGGAGGTCGGCATGGTCGGCGTCAACGTGCCGATCCCGGTGCCGATGGCGTACTACTCCTTCGGTGGCTGGAAGTCCTCGCTCTTCGGCGACCTGCACGCGCACGGCGAGGACGGGGTGCGCTTCTTCACCCGGGGCAAGGTGGTCACCAGCCGCTGGCTGGACCCCCGGCACGGCGGGGTCAACCTCGGCTTCCCCACCCAGACCTGAGCAGCCGCAGGGTGCCGGCCCCGGCCAGGTACGCCACCAGCGCCGACGCCGGTATTCCCAGCGGCTCGGGCGCCGACTTCGGCGTCTCGGCGTTCACCACCAGCGCGTACACCACGGCGGCGAAGCCGGCGGCGGTGAGCGCGGTACGCACGGTGGCCCGCCACCCGGGGCCGGCCGGCGCGCGGCCCGACGCCGCCGCGCCGGTGGGCGCCCCGGCGGTCCGTCGGGTGCTCCCGGCGGACCCGGTGCGGGCGGTGCGGGCCTCGACGGGGCCGAAGACGGCGACCAGGGCGGCCAGCACCACGGTCAGCATCAGCACCCACGGCACCCGCCAGGCCAGCCAGGCGGCCGACCCCACCGGCGGGGTCGGCAGCTTCCCGGCCGCGTCCAGTGCGCCCACCAGTAGGATCGCGGCGGTCAGGTGCCAGAGGAAGACGGTGAGCACGACCATGTTCACCGCGATCACCGCCTGCCAGGGGCGGGGGCGGCGCAGCCAGCACTCCGCCGGGCCGCGCAGCAGCAGGATCAGGCCGAACTGGGCGGTGGTCAGGGTCAGCAGGGCCAAACTGGGCGGGGCGGCGTTGTCCAGGCGTTCACCCGGCACGTTGAGCATGGCCACCGGATACGGTCCGACGGTGGTCAGCAGCACCGTCGCGGCCAGCCCGCCCAGCAGCGCCACCGCACCCGCGCGGCGGGACTGCGGCAGCCGGCGGGCCGGCGGCCCGCCGCGCGTG
This window harbors:
- a CDS encoding aspartate aminotransferase family protein; protein product: MTTDDLLARHRAVLPSWMPLYYDEPIELVSGSGRRVTDARGRTYLDFFGGVLTNMIGYDVPEIREAVERQLRTGIVHSSTLYLIRQQVELAEKVARLSGIPDARVFFTNSGTEANEAALLVATNHRRSHQILAVRNSYHGRSYAAMGVTGNRNWSASALNPLQVAWLHSGERLRGLLARLGEAERVEAAVEDLREVLATQTAGDVACLVAEPIQGVGGFVHPPDGLFAAWKKVLDEHGILFVADEVQTGWGRTGEHFWGYQAHGVTPDLLTFAKGIGNGFALAGVVGRADVLESVPAISFSTFGGNPVSTAAGNAVLDYLLDHDLQANAARTGAILADGLRAAVGGLDAVAEVRGKGLMLGVEFVRPGTVEPDPALTARVFEACRSGGLLTGKGGLYGNVLRMGPPLTLTEDEAREGLAILVEAIRSCVAAQVAA
- a CDS encoding CoA-acylating methylmalonate-semialdehyde dehydrogenase; this encodes MDVIGHFVDGKPFSGSSGRHGDVFDPATGRRTARVELASAADVAVAVEAAGRAARLWRDASLARRTAVLFAFRELVHARRDRLAAVITAEHGKVLADAAGEVQRGLEVIEYACGIPSALRGGFSENVSTEVDSYSLRQPVGVVAVISPFNFPVMVPLWFLPIAVACGNAVVLKPSEKDPGAALLLARWFAEAGLPDGVLNVVNGDAEAVNALLDHPGVKAVSFVGSTPVARHVHQRGTAAGKRVQALGGAKNHMVVLPDADLDLAADAAVNAGFGSAGERCMAISALVAVEPVADALVARIAERLGRLRTGDGRRGCDMGPLVTAGHAARVRSYVEAGVAAGAVPVVDGRDVEPDGDAGGFWLGPTLFDHVTPDMSIYTDEIFGPVLGVVRVGSYDEAVELVNANPYGNGTAIFTNDGGAARRYQHEVEVGMVGVNVPIPVPMAYYSFGGWKSSLFGDLHAHGEDGVRFFTRGKVVTSRWLDPRHGGVNLGFPTQT
- a CDS encoding acyltransferase family protein, yielding MRRLRQLAARTPAGRQRYVDLLRALAIGMVVLGHWAVAAIGEDATGRPTGRSALPDLPWAYPLTWLAQVMPVFFLVGGYANAASLTARRAAGVDATAWLLDRGARLLRPTTALLLVIAGGAALGSLAGVEATLVRTVAWFATIPLWFLAAYLIVVPLTPVMYALHRRFGLLVPLALAALVVAGDVGRALGPAELALPNYVFGWLAVHQLGIAWRDADAGRHDAHPGPPAAPAPRPAATRGGPPARRLPQSRRAGAVALLGGLAATVLLTTVGPYPVAMLNVPGERLDNAAPPSLALLTLTTAQFGLILLLRGPAECWLRRPRPWQAVIAVNMVVLTVFLWHLTAAILLVGALDAAGKLPTPPVGSAAWLAWRVPWVLMLTVVLAALVAVFGPVEARTARTGSAGSTRRTAGAPTGAAASGRAPAGPGWRATVRTALTAAGFAAVVYALVVNAETPKSAPEPLGIPASALVAYLAGAGTLRLLRSGWGSRG